In one Dehalogenimonas formicexedens genomic region, the following are encoded:
- a CDS encoding DUF5677 domain-containing protein has translation MPTVHDLIYLNRDFRKLLETGLERASPFPPHCWPLLYLAVKIARHQEALEVLALRDFGSEGGIILRSMFEAAANILWISKDPAPRLTRFVAFLAFDSQKYRDASQKWDAMSHLSAKYRQRIEQEFEQLKKEAKQIGDEFGFKSYEHWSGLSLKTMCKEIGWLERYDFLYKTYSDVSHSNIISSNKYLKFSESGVRLNREPQGDECAMCLCEAYYYLWASFSFLDIFLNLGMESMLEHAYSRIPKT, from the coding sequence ATGCCGACAGTCCATGACTTAATATATCTAAATCGAGACTTCCGTAAATTGCTTGAAACTGGATTGGAACGAGCCAGCCCATTTCCTCCTCATTGTTGGCCGTTGTTGTATTTGGCTGTGAAAATAGCTCGACACCAAGAAGCTCTCGAAGTCCTCGCTTTGAGGGATTTTGGTAGCGAGGGTGGAATAATCCTCAGAAGTATGTTTGAAGCGGCAGCCAACATACTCTGGATATCCAAAGACCCGGCACCGCGACTCACCAGATTCGTAGCCTTTCTCGCGTTTGACTCACAGAAATATCGGGATGCCTCACAAAAATGGGACGCCATGTCTCATCTGAGCGCCAAATACCGGCAGCGAATCGAGCAAGAGTTTGAACAGCTTAAAAAAGAAGCAAAACAAATCGGAGACGAATTCGGCTTCAAGTCTTATGAACACTGGTCGGGTCTGAGCCTAAAAACCATGTGTAAAGAGATTGGATGGCTAGAACGATACGATTTTTTATACAAAACCTACTCAGACGTCAGTCACTCGAATATTATCTCGTCCAATAAATATCTGAAATTCAGCGAATCAGGTGTCCGGCTTAACCGTGAACCGCAAGGTGATGAATGCGCGATGTGCCTGTGCGAGGCATATTATTATCTTTGGGCATCCTTCAGCTTCCTCGATATATTCCTGAACCTTGGGATGGAATCGATGCTCGAACATGCATACAGTAGAATACCAAAGACGTAG
- a CDS encoding DUF429 domain-containing protein, producing MNSSVGVDVSKGRWLAVQLFDDASWDVDLFPTFTELWKNYQEAKWILVDIPIGLIDEGAQRACDTMARSLLGDRQFSVFQVPCRAALMADSWGEACEINRSKTGRRMSKQTYAIMPKIREVDEFLQATVEARKKILEIHPELCFWALNNSKPMEHNKKTEPGFKERLNILKKHQPKVDDILTCALAQPNWKIAKDDIVDALVGAMVGLLTQGQLTTLPDDPTLDSTGLAMQMVIPAKTYMRGEANEQ from the coding sequence ATGAACAGTTCGGTTGGAGTCGATGTCAGTAAAGGCCGTTGGTTGGCAGTTCAACTTTTCGACGATGCATCTTGGGACGTCGACCTGTTCCCTACCTTCACAGAACTCTGGAAAAATTACCAAGAAGCGAAATGGATTCTTGTTGATATCCCCATCGGTTTAATCGATGAAGGAGCGCAGCGGGCTTGTGATACGATGGCTCGCTCTCTCCTGGGGGACCGTCAATTCTCGGTGTTTCAGGTCCCTTGTAGGGCAGCTTTGATGGCCGACTCCTGGGGGGAGGCTTGTGAAATCAACCGTAGTAAAACCGGGCGGCGAATGTCCAAACAAACTTATGCCATTATGCCGAAAATTCGAGAAGTCGATGAGTTCCTTCAAGCCACCGTTGAGGCTCGAAAAAAGATTTTGGAAATCCATCCCGAGCTGTGCTTCTGGGCATTAAACAATTCCAAACCCATGGAACACAACAAGAAAACGGAGCCTGGATTCAAAGAACGCTTAAATATTTTAAAGAAACACCAACCTAAAGTCGATGACATTCTTACCTGCGCCCTAGCTCAGCCCAACTGGAAAATCGCAAAAGATGATATCGTCGATGCTCTTGTTGGCGCTATGGTGGGTCTCCTTACTCAAGGACAACTCACAACTTTGCCCGACGACCCAACTCTTGATTCCACGGGCCTTGCCATGCAAATGGTGATTCCTGCAAAGACCTATATGCGAGGAGAAGCAAATGAACAATGA